A genomic region of Bactrocera dorsalis isolate Fly_Bdor chromosome 3, ASM2337382v1, whole genome shotgun sequence contains the following coding sequences:
- the LOC125777395 gene encoding chromatin accessibility complex 16kD protein: MDTELPLSRIRTIMKSSLNTGQITNEVLFLMTKSTEMFIQKLTEEAYGRVKDDNTLKYKHLSQYVQKEKNLEFLLQIVPAKIKVKDFKNILEIGDGNSSSESEDERQIK; the protein is encoded by the exons ATGGATACCGAACTCCCATTAAGCCGCATTAGGACAATTATGAAGAGTTCCTTGAATACTGGGCAAATAACAAATGAAGTACTTTTTCTTATGACCAAATCTACA GAAATgttcatacaaaaactaacaGAGGAAGCTTATGGTAGAGTGAAGGATGATAACACacttaaatataaacatttatcgCAATATGTGCAAAAAGAGAAGAATTTAGAATTCTTGTTGCAAATTGTTCCTgccaaaattaaagttaaagatttcaaaaatatactgGAAATAGGAGATGGAAACTCATCATCAGAGAGTGAGGATGAAAGACAGATCAAGTAA